TTCACCCTGGATAACTGATTCTATTGCTAATTTCTTCAATCTGCTCAACAAAAGTGCCCGGCTCACGAGGGCCGGGCACCTTTGTTGAGAGGTTGTTCGCTTATTCAGCGGGGGAGTTTTGCGTTCACGGCATCCCAATCGATACACTGCATGTAGGCTTCGATGTACTTCATGCGGGCGGTTTGGAAGTCCAGGTAGTAGGCGTGCTCATAGACATCCATGGCCAGGAGGAGAGTGTGGTTCCAAGTCGGGAATGTGTCTTGGCTGTCCCCGATGTAAGTGTGGATCCTTTGCTCCTCGTGGTCAAATCCCAAAAAGACCCATCCCCTTCCGGCCATTCCGGTGGATTTCCAGTCGGCTTCCCAATGTTCAAAACTGCCATAGGCTTCCTTGATGAGTGTGGCCACGTCACCGGTGGCGTGGCCGCCGGCCCCGCCGAGGGTTTCGAAATAAACTTTGTGGTTGATGTAGCCGCCGTAGGCGAAAGCGTAGTTGACTTTGAGCGCCCTCATTTGGCTATAGACTTGGTTTGCCTTTGTGGGATCAACATCGGCTTCGGCCAGGAGTTTGCGGATTTCGTTGGTCTTGTTCGCGTAGCCTTTCCAAAGCCCGAGGTGGGCGTCGTGGGTGGCTTTTGAGATGCCGGCCGCGGCGGTCGAGTAGACCTTTTCGGGCAACGCTTCTGGGACGGTTACTAGCTTTGTTTCCATGGCTGTCATCTGGTTTTACCTTGGGTTTTGCGTACTCCTCCGCGATCCTGGGTGTGTCCGGCAGGAGTCGGAAGGCCCCTGCCCCTGGATTGGGGAAGAAAAAACCAAAAAATCCAGATTCATCCCCTTCTTTCGCGGCTTGAGTGTGTGTAACCTGGAGCTATGGATGATTTTGCACTCCACGCACTTCAGTCCGCTCCGAAAGTTGTCGAACGGGTTCTCAGGGTTTTTCCGCACGACCGATTGGACGACAGGTTCGACACCGACCGGTTTACCGCCCGGGAGGTCGTTGCCCACTTGGCGGACTACGAGCAGACGGTCCTCGACCGCATCCGCGCGGCGAACTCCAAGCCGGGAAGGGAAGTCCCGGCCTATGATCCGGACGCTAATGCCGCCGAACACCACTTTGGCGAGAAGGACGTGTTCCATGAAGCCGAGGTTTACGAAAGCAGACGCGGTGTGACGATCGAATACCTGCAGGGCCTGACCGCAGAAGACTATGCCAAAACGTTCACCCTTCCCGACGGTCGGGTGTTTTCGATTTCAGATTATCTCTGCCATATCCTGCGGCACGACCTGAACCACTTGGAGCAGATGTCGCACTACTTGGCGACGGAAGTCGCTACGATCACCTGATCGGTTGCCAAAGTAAAAAGAGTCCGCCCCCAGGCCAGGATCCTGGGGGCGGACTCTTTTTGTTGAGTTCCTATTACTTGCGTTTGCGGCGTGCGGCGGCAATGGCGGCCGCCATGCCGAGGACGGCCATGGTGGCGGGTTCGGGGACGGCTTGGACATAGTCCACGGCCACGTCGCCGGAATTGGCCGTATCGAAGTCAACTTGAATTTGGTCGACATCGGCAAAGTTGACACCGGTGAAGCTGCTGAACAAGAACGTCGTGAGCTCAGGAGTGTTGATCGCGCTACCGAACAGGGTTTGCGACACGGTGAAGTTGGTGCCGTTCCCGTTGCGGACGTTCATCCGGATCGTCAGGTCGCCATCGCGGGAAAGAGTGCGGATTTCAAACCGGTTTTCGGCGGAGAGATTGAGGTTGAGGTCGTTGTAGCTGGTGCTGTTGGGGCCGGTCATGGTCAAGCCATAGCCCACTGCGCCGAGGCCATCGACACCCGACTGAGAGTTGATGCTGAGGGCACCGGAGTTGGTGTCGACATCAAGGCTCAGGCCGAAGGCGTTGTTGGTGACGGCGATGTAGACGACACGAGTGCCGCCGACCATCGAGCCGTTTTGCATGAAGTACTGGCTGCCGCTGGTGAGCGAGCTCGTGGCCGCCCCGGTGCTGAAGTCGTCGATCATGACGAGGGCATGGGCCGAAGCCGCCGCGAGGAGTGCGGTTAAGGTTGTGATGAACGTGAACTGGGCTTTCATTTGAGACTCTCCGTTTATTTGCGCTTGCGGGCAACCAGTGCTGCCGCGCCAAGGCCAAGGGCAATCAGGGAAGCCGGCTCGGGGACGGCTTCAAAGGAATCGATGACGGTGTCCCCGCTCGCGGTGGTGTCGAGGTAGATCCCGATGGAATCGACATCGGCAAAGTTTTGGGCACCGAATTCCGCAAACGAGATCGTCACGACCTGCGGGGTCATGACCATGCCGGGTGTGAGGTTGTGGAGGCTGGAAAAGGCCAAGTTGCCCCCGTTGGTGCGGATGGCGATTTGAATGGTTGCTGCCAAGTCGTTGCTGAGGACGTTGATATTGAAGGCGTTTTGGGTGGACAGATCGAGGTTGAGATCCGTTCCGACGGTAAAGCTCCCAGCCGAATCGGATCCGTAACCGATGATGGATCCGGCATCGACGGACGTTTTGCTATCCGAGGCAAAAATTCCGTTGATGACCACGTTGGAGTGGGTCAGGCCGAGAGGGTTAGCGGAAATGCTGTGATATACCCAGCGGTTGCCGCCGGGCACCGAAGCCGCGGTGTAGGTGGAATTGCTACCGGTGTTGATTTGATCGTTGATGTTCCCGGTGGAAAAGTCATCGATCATCAAGGCATGGGCCATACATCCGAAGCCCAATAGGCCAAATAAGGCAAAAGTTTTCATCCTGGTTTTTTCCTCTGCGAATCGGCCGGGAGCCAAATGCCCCTCGAGCCATCACTAGTATAGACGGTTCGATTGCCGAAGGTTGGGCAATGTTTGGCCTTCTGGCCAGAACAAGTAAGTTTACGGGGAGACCAGGATCAAAATGGATACGCCCAACTGGGGCCGTATGGACGTATCCTTAATGTGTTCTTATTGCTTTGCCGATTGATAGTTGTTTACAAAATCAACTCAGCCGGCCAGAGAGCTTGCCAAAGGCGTTTGCACCCGCATAAATGGCGGACATGCCGAGCTCTTCTTCGATCCGGAGCAACTCGTTGTATTTGGCAACCCGGTCGGTGCGGTTGGGGGCGCCGGTCTTAATCTGTCCGCAGTTGGTGGCAACCGCCAGGTGAGCGATGGTGACATCTTCGGTCTCCCCGGACCGGTGGCTCATCACGCTGGTGTAACCGGCGCGGTCGGCCATGCGGACGGCGGCGAGGGTTTCGCTGAGCGATCCGATCTGGTTGACCTTGATGAGGATACTGTTGGCGGTGCCGCTGGCAATCCCGCGGCTGAGCCGGGTGACGTTAGTGACGAACAGGTCGTCGCCAACGAGCTGAACTTTGTCGCCGATGGCATCGGTCACCCCTTTCCAGCTGTCCCAATCGTCTTCAGAGATTCCATCTTCGATGCTGATGAGGGGGTACTTTTCCGCGAGCCCGGCCAGGTATTCGACCTGCTGCGGACCGGACAGTTTCTTGCCGTTTTTGTAGTTGTAGGTGCCCCCTTCGTAAAACTCGGTGGCGGCGGCATCGATTCCCAACCAGATCTGTTTTCCGGGCTCGTAGCCGGCCTTTTGGATGGCGTCCAGGATGTAATCGAAGGCAAGCTCCTGCGATTCGAGGTTGGGGGCAAACCCGCCCTCGTCGCCGTAGCCGGTGCCGAGTCCTTTGGATTTAAGCACGGCCTTGAGGCTGTGGAAGATTTCGCATCCGGCTTGCAATGCGTCGGAGAACGTTTCGAACCCGATGGGCAAAACCATGAATTCTTGGAAATCGACGTTGGAATCTGCATGCTGCCCGCCATTGAGGATGTTGAGCATCGGCACGGGCAGGGTCTTGGCGGCAACCCCGCCGACATATTTGTAAAGGGGCAATTCGGCCGACATGGCGGCGGCTTTGGCGACGGCCAGTGAGACCCCAAGGATGGCGTTTGCCCCCAGTTGGCTCTTGTTGTCCGTC
This window of the Armatimonadota bacterium genome carries:
- a CDS encoding PEP-CTERM sorting domain-containing protein encodes the protein MKTFALFGLLGFGCMAHALMIDDFSTGNINDQINTGSNSTYTAASVPGGNRWVYHSISANPLGLTHSNVVINGIFASDSKTSVDAGSIIGYGSDSAGSFTVGTDLNLDLSTQNAFNINVLSNDLAATIQIAIRTNGGNLAFSSLHNLTPGMVMTPQVVTISFAEFGAQNFADVDSIGIYLDTTASGDTVIDSFEAVPEPASLIALGLGAAALVARKRK
- a CDS encoding DinB family protein, whose amino-acid sequence is MDDFALHALQSAPKVVERVLRVFPHDRLDDRFDTDRFTAREVVAHLADYEQTVLDRIRAANSKPGREVPAYDPDANAAEHHFGEKDVFHEAEVYESRRGVTIEYLQGLTAEDYAKTFTLPDGRVFSISDYLCHILRHDLNHLEQMSHYLATEVATIT
- a CDS encoding superoxide dismutase — its product is METKLVTVPEALPEKVYSTAAAGISKATHDAHLGLWKGYANKTNEIRKLLAEADVDPTKANQVYSQMRALKVNYAFAYGGYINHKVYFETLGGAGGHATGDVATLIKEAYGSFEHWEADWKSTGMAGRGWVFLGFDHEEQRIHTYIGDSQDTFPTWNHTLLLAMDVYEHAYYLDFQTARMKYIEAYMQCIDWDAVNAKLPR
- a CDS encoding PEP-CTERM sorting domain-containing protein, whose amino-acid sequence is MKAQFTFITTLTALLAAASAHALVMIDDFSTGAATSSLTSGSQYFMQNGSMVGGTRVVYIAVTNNAFGLSLDVDTNSGALSINSQSGVDGLGAVGYGLTMTGPNSTSYNDLNLNLSAENRFEIRTLSRDGDLTIRMNVRNGNGTNFTVSQTLFGSAINTPELTTFLFSSFTGVNFADVDQIQVDFDTANSGDVAVDYVQAVPEPATMAVLGMAAAIAAARRKRK
- the eno gene encoding phosphopyruvate hydratase; the encoded protein is MSAIVEITAREIIDSRGNPTVEVDVVLEDGAMGRAAVPSGASTGAFEAVELRDGDKSRFMGKGVLNAIENVNERIAPALMEFEAIDQEGVDTLLCSLDGTDNKSQLGANAILGVSLAVAKAAAMSAELPLYKYVGGVAAKTLPVPMLNILNGGQHADSNVDFQEFMVLPIGFETFSDALQAGCEIFHSLKAVLKSKGLGTGYGDEGGFAPNLESQELAFDYILDAIQKAGYEPGKQIWLGIDAAATEFYEGGTYNYKNGKKLSGPQQVEYLAGLAEKYPLISIEDGISEDDWDSWKGVTDAIGDKVQLVGDDLFVTNVTRLSRGIASGTANSILIKVNQIGSLSETLAAVRMADRAGYTSVMSHRSGETEDVTIAHLAVATNCGQIKTGAPNRTDRVAKYNELLRIEEELGMSAIYAGANAFGKLSGRLS